A genomic segment from Clostridia bacterium encodes:
- a CDS encoding peptidylprolyl isomerase, protein MRKLVFVLLAIFAFAIPTFSQEDTVVEEIIARINNAIVTRADLRRSREQTLQELRQQNPNVTQAEIAEREKVLLRDLIDQQLLVQKGQDLGITADTETIKRLDEIRKQMNAGSMEELEKLAEQQGIQFEDFKQNMRNSIITQQVIGREVGSHIQVTADEIKKFYEEHKAEMEQPELVRLSEILVAAVPTPPPSGDKSNEQPKLVEATPEQLAQAEAKAQELLKKIKDGAKFEDVAKQSSNGPTAEQGGELGEFKRGVLSKELEDKAFSMKTGEMTDVIRTKQGFIIMKVTQHTQPGVPTMAQAESRIQDAIYMQKMQPALREYLTKLREEAYIDVKPGYIDEGASPNQTKPEVASSTPSPATQEKAKRKKHFLIF, encoded by the coding sequence ATGAGAAAACTCGTTTTCGTGCTTCTAGCCATCTTCGCATTTGCTATCCCCACGTTTTCACAGGAAGACACCGTGGTGGAAGAGATTATTGCGCGTATCAATAACGCCATCGTTACGCGTGCCGACCTGCGCCGCAGCCGCGAACAGACTCTCCAGGAACTACGCCAGCAGAACCCAAACGTCACCCAGGCGGAAATTGCCGAACGCGAGAAGGTGCTGCTGCGCGATCTAATCGACCAGCAACTGCTCGTGCAGAAGGGTCAGGATCTCGGGATCACGGCTGACACCGAGACGATCAAGAGGCTGGACGAAATCCGCAAGCAGATGAACGCCGGGTCGATGGAAGAACTGGAAAAACTGGCCGAGCAGCAGGGCATCCAGTTCGAAGATTTCAAGCAGAACATGCGCAACTCGATCATCACGCAGCAGGTGATCGGACGCGAAGTGGGCTCGCACATCCAGGTCACGGCCGATGAGATCAAGAAATTCTACGAAGAACATAAGGCTGAGATGGAGCAGCCCGAACTCGTTCGCTTGAGCGAGATACTGGTAGCTGCCGTCCCCACTCCGCCACCGAGCGGGGATAAATCGAACGAGCAGCCTAAGCTCGTCGAGGCCACTCCGGAACAACTGGCGCAAGCAGAAGCAAAAGCACAGGAGCTTCTGAAGAAGATTAAAGATGGAGCGAAGTTCGAGGACGTAGCCAAGCAGAGTTCGAATGGCCCGACCGCCGAGCAGGGTGGCGAACTCGGCGAATTCAAGCGCGGCGTGCTGTCGAAGGAGCTAGAGGACAAGGCGTTCTCGATGAAGACGGGCGAGATGACCGACGTCATCCGCACAAAGCAGGGCTTCATCATCATGAAAGTAACGCAACACACGCAGCCTGGCGTGCCTACGATGGCGCAAGCGGAGTCGCGGATTCAGGACGCAATCTACATGCAGAAGATGCAGCCTGCGCTGCGCGAGTATCTCACGAAGCTGCGTGAAGAAGCCTACATCGACGTGAAACCCGGATACATCGATGAGGGTGCCAGCCCGAACCAGACCAAGCCCGAAGTGGCTTCATCCACCCCCAGCCCAGCCACGCAGGAAAAGGCAAAACGCAAGAAACACTTCCTGATCTTCTAA
- a CDS encoding response regulator transcription factor: MPKIKCLLVDDHTLFRQGVRRLLETESDFEVVGESPDGGDAVEKARELRPDVVLMDIGMPGLSSFEAARHIRKNRVETKVLFLTMYEDEDYLVQCLEVGASGYVLKDTPAAQLLTAVRDVYKGGKYLSSQVLGKLVEDFRARVRDAKMRPRISTLTPREREILKLLAEGNSVKEIAVMLGLSVKTVEAHKFNLMRKLDIHNKAQLVTYAIQKKIIKIPVNQ, encoded by the coding sequence ATGCCGAAAATCAAATGTCTTTTGGTAGATGACCACACGTTGTTTCGCCAGGGTGTTCGCCGCCTTCTTGAAACTGAAAGTGATTTCGAAGTGGTTGGCGAGTCGCCGGACGGCGGGGATGCCGTGGAGAAGGCCCGTGAACTGCGCCCCGACGTAGTCCTGATGGATATAGGCATGCCCGGCCTTTCTTCGTTTGAAGCCGCGCGTCATATTCGCAAGAATCGAGTCGAAACCAAGGTCCTGTTTCTCACCATGTATGAGGACGAGGATTACCTGGTGCAGTGTTTGGAGGTTGGCGCCTCCGGATACGTTCTGAAGGACACGCCTGCCGCGCAGTTGCTCACCGCCGTTCGCGACGTATACAAGGGGGGCAAGTATCTCAGCTCCCAGGTTTTGGGGAAGCTGGTGGAAGATTTTCGAGCGCGTGTGCGTGACGCAAAGATGCGTCCTCGCATCTCAACCCTCACGCCGCGCGAGCGAGAGATACTGAAGTTGCTGGCGGAAGGCAATTCTGTGAAAGAGATCGCCGTGATGCTCGGCCTAAGCGTCAAAACCGTCGAAGCGCACAAGTTCAACCTGATGCGCAAACTCGACATCCACAATAAGGCGCAGCTTGTTACATATGCCATCCAGAAAAAAATCATCAAAATTCCGGTGAACCAATGA
- the aroC gene encoding chorismate synthase codes for MLKFSTAGESHGEALVSLISGLPAGLKVSQEWMNRELWRRQQGYGRGGRMRIERDHARLLSGVRNGMTIGSPIALMIENSDWKNWQDSLPVEQGDPTKHKRVASPRPGHADLAGALKYNFPEARYVLERASARESTARVAGGVIAKMFLNELGIEVLSHVLQVGSARTSSEVQWEQLRDLAKRDEVLLNCVDAEAESRMKEQVDLALRTGDSVGGVFEVVAHNVPPGFGTYVNWDERLDALLASAVMSVQAVKAVEIGDGVTAATSLGSCVHDEIGYERNPADSAFTNFTRGSNHAGGIEGGVSNGSDIIVRGYLKPISTLRRPLASVDFETREPVKAAYERSDVCVVPAAGVVGESMVALTLARCALEKFGGDSMLETKRNFEGYRQQLRNY; via the coding sequence ATGCTGAAGTTCTCAACCGCCGGCGAATCACATGGTGAAGCGCTGGTCTCATTGATCTCCGGTTTGCCTGCCGGACTCAAGGTTAGCCAAGAATGGATGAACCGCGAATTGTGGCGGCGACAGCAAGGATATGGACGCGGCGGCAGGATGCGCATCGAGCGCGACCACGCGCGCCTGCTGTCGGGCGTTCGCAACGGGATGACCATCGGCTCACCAATCGCCCTGATGATCGAAAACAGCGATTGGAAGAATTGGCAGGACTCGCTGCCCGTCGAGCAAGGCGATCCCACCAAGCACAAGCGCGTGGCATCGCCTCGTCCGGGACACGCCGATTTGGCCGGCGCTCTTAAGTACAACTTTCCAGAGGCGAGATACGTGCTCGAGCGCGCATCCGCACGTGAATCCACCGCGCGAGTGGCTGGCGGCGTGATCGCCAAGATGTTCCTGAACGAGCTCGGCATAGAAGTTTTAAGCCACGTTTTACAGGTCGGCTCCGCACGGACAAGTTCGGAAGTGCAATGGGAGCAGTTGCGCGACCTTGCCAAACGCGACGAAGTCCTCCTGAACTGCGTCGACGCAGAAGCCGAATCACGCATGAAGGAGCAGGTGGACCTTGCTCTGCGCACTGGAGACTCCGTTGGTGGCGTATTTGAAGTCGTAGCGCACAACGTGCCGCCTGGGTTCGGCACGTATGTAAACTGGGACGAGCGCCTTGACGCACTTCTTGCGAGCGCCGTGATGTCGGTGCAGGCGGTCAAGGCGGTCGAAATCGGAGACGGTGTCACGGCAGCCACTTCCCTCGGTTCGTGCGTGCATGATGAAATAGGATATGAGCGGAACCCCGCCGACTCGGCGTTTACAAACTTCACGCGGGGATCGAATCACGCCGGCGGTATCGAAGGCGGAGTTTCAAACGGGAGCGACATCATCGTTCGCGGCTATCTGAAACCGATTTCGACGTTGCGGCGTCCCCTGGCGTCCGTGGACTTCGAGACTCGCGAGCCGGTGAAGGCCGCTTATGAACGTTCTGATGTATGCGTCGTCCCCGCCGCGGGCGTTGTGGGTGAATCGATGGTCGCGCTGACATTGGCGCGGTGTGCTTTGGAAAAATTTGGCGGCGACTCCATGCTGGAGACGAAAAGGAATTTTGAAGGCTACCGCCAGCAATTGCGAAACTACTGA
- a CDS encoding GAF domain-containing sensor histidine kinase encodes MMSALLPIKESVRALILEVAGALQPHFADITAAWRKRMFEEFQFDGRAMTALERLNLGTGFALFGHSDFAAFSENLDYHGTRLAKLQVDTRAVARSLELYLELCALYVHRLFGERRFEVMAALEMLSSASFVAISGAYFDTQKAASDALLAVLDAELSARNLSALLERVLQITTKIFGATAGIVLLLDQETNQLHVKQVVGLETALDADLSIAMGQGFSGQIAASGEPAILADLTQSHGVLNPYLRPVARSLWGVPLKNGDQVIGVVLIGFGKLYDWLPRERELLRAIADRSALAIDRAGMTDALREREMRIAELSGYLLRAQEEERKRISRELHDETGQALMVIRLYLGMLEKNVGTRTARAKIHETLDVVDRTIEGIRRIIGRLSPLVLQELGMIAAIRKEAKDLAKGTGVKARVSVSEDIGRLAPEIEIAIYRAVQEALHNVAKHAEAKSVNIQMAREEGAVRLVIEDDGVGINPVQNPGRRSFGLAGMRERICTLGGTMRVTSRKNQGTRIAISVPIPQHGNLQELPKGTAMPIGHAGAMPLVGTGTTD; translated from the coding sequence ATGATGTCCGCCCTGCTGCCAATCAAGGAGAGCGTGCGCGCTCTGATCCTGGAAGTTGCAGGGGCACTGCAACCGCATTTCGCGGATATTACCGCTGCATGGCGCAAGAGGATGTTCGAAGAGTTCCAGTTTGATGGCCGTGCCATGACCGCTTTGGAACGCCTGAATCTCGGAACCGGATTCGCGCTTTTTGGCCATTCCGACTTCGCGGCATTCTCGGAAAACCTGGATTACCACGGAACGAGGCTGGCCAAACTGCAAGTGGATACGCGAGCAGTCGCGCGCTCGCTTGAGTTGTACCTGGAATTGTGTGCGCTTTATGTACATCGGCTTTTCGGCGAACGCCGCTTTGAGGTGATGGCTGCGCTGGAAATGTTATCTTCCGCAAGTTTCGTGGCAATCTCAGGCGCGTATTTCGATACGCAAAAAGCTGCTTCCGACGCGCTGCTTGCCGTGCTGGATGCCGAACTGTCGGCGCGCAACCTTTCCGCCCTGCTTGAGCGCGTGTTGCAGATCACGACCAAAATCTTCGGCGCGACTGCGGGAATAGTGCTTCTTCTCGATCAAGAAACCAACCAACTGCACGTTAAACAAGTTGTGGGTTTGGAGACGGCACTCGACGCGGACCTGAGCATCGCGATGGGGCAGGGATTCTCAGGGCAGATCGCGGCATCTGGCGAACCCGCCATACTGGCGGATTTGACGCAATCGCATGGGGTGCTGAACCCGTACTTGAGACCCGTGGCGCGGTCGCTCTGGGGCGTGCCGCTAAAAAATGGCGACCAGGTTATCGGAGTGGTCCTGATCGGTTTTGGAAAGCTGTACGACTGGCTTCCGCGAGAGCGAGAACTGTTGCGCGCCATTGCCGACCGTTCCGCGCTGGCGATCGACCGGGCAGGCATGACCGACGCGTTACGAGAACGCGAGATGCGTATTGCGGAGCTTTCCGGATACCTGCTGAGGGCGCAGGAGGAAGAACGCAAGCGTATCAGCCGCGAGCTGCACGATGAGACGGGACAGGCTCTGATGGTAATCCGCCTGTACCTGGGCATGTTGGAGAAGAACGTCGGCACGCGCACGGCACGAGCGAAGATCCACGAAACGCTCGATGTTGTAGATCGCACGATTGAAGGGATCCGGCGCATCATCGGCCGTCTCTCGCCGCTCGTCCTGCAGGAATTGGGAATGATCGCGGCCATCCGTAAAGAAGCCAAGGACTTGGCGAAGGGCACCGGGGTGAAGGCACGTGTCAGCGTTTCGGAAGATATTGGACGCCTTGCTCCCGAGATCGAGATCGCAATCTACCGCGCAGTGCAGGAAGCGCTTCACAATGTCGCCAAGCACGCGGAGGCAAAGTCGGTGAACATCCAGATGGCGCGCGAAGAAGGCGCAGTGCGCCTGGTCATAGAGGACGACGGCGTTGGCATCAACCCTGTGCAGAACCCCGGACGCCGCAGTTTTGGACTCGCGGGAATGAGAGAAAGAATCTGCACGCTTGGCGGGACCATGCGCGTGACATCGCGGAAAAACCAGGGAACGCGCATTGCCATTTCTGTGCCCATCCCGCAGCACGGAAACCTGCAGGAATTACCAAAAGGAACTGCCATGCCCATCGGCCATGCGGGCGCGATGCCTCTGGTTGGTACGGGCACAACCGATTAA
- a CDS encoding DUF4344 domain-containing metallopeptidase, which yields MIRGLLNTVGFLVLVSVLAFAESTPSVYIEPSRNLVRDVIQVSAGQAKWYALTLERGSIVYADFKVEGGLNNKAAVWLLDEFNLRQFLAHQQFRYFPGTSGEVRGVGRYTFGVPQSGTYYLVIDNGRAWFMPRNVKVYAYEVLPYQPAELQMAEQQLATFYNVLRSAFVFPDFSISIRHCGMENAFSDPNITMCEELLESLAAQRLEPAITFILFHELGHTLLKQWGLPTWDNEDVADEFATVFMIMAHEQNGAIAAAKFWASSGTRQEALSKLYIDDRHTVSPQRARNILHWLSKQDDLVQRWQKLIIPNMQTEALRQLRQGTSGAFDQRMVEAELRGRGE from the coding sequence ATGATCCGAGGCCTACTGAACACGGTAGGATTCCTTGTCTTGGTGTCGGTGCTCGCATTCGCAGAAAGCACCCCCAGTGTGTACATCGAGCCGTCACGCAATCTTGTGCGCGATGTCATCCAAGTTTCGGCCGGCCAGGCAAAGTGGTATGCCCTCACATTGGAACGTGGAAGCATCGTCTATGCCGATTTCAAGGTCGAGGGCGGCCTGAACAATAAGGCGGCCGTCTGGTTGCTGGACGAGTTCAACCTGCGGCAGTTTCTCGCGCACCAACAGTTTCGCTACTTTCCCGGCACTTCCGGTGAAGTGCGCGGTGTAGGGCGGTACACCTTCGGCGTTCCGCAGAGCGGAACTTATTACCTCGTCATCGACAATGGTCGCGCGTGGTTCATGCCGCGAAACGTGAAGGTTTACGCGTACGAAGTATTGCCTTACCAGCCTGCCGAGCTTCAAATGGCTGAACAGCAGCTCGCAACCTTCTACAATGTGCTACGCTCGGCGTTCGTCTTTCCCGATTTCTCGATCAGCATCCGGCATTGCGGGATGGAGAACGCATTCTCCGATCCGAACATCACGATGTGCGAAGAACTCCTGGAGAGTTTGGCTGCCCAGCGGCTCGAACCGGCGATCACCTTCATCCTCTTCCACGAACTTGGCCACACGCTGCTGAAGCAATGGGGATTACCGACGTGGGACAATGAAGATGTCGCGGATGAGTTCGCGACAGTTTTCATGATCATGGCACACGAGCAAAACGGAGCGATTGCAGCGGCTAAATTCTGGGCGTCTTCGGGGACACGCCAGGAAGCACTTTCGAAGTTGTACATTGATGATCGTCACACAGTTTCGCCGCAGCGGGCAAGAAACATCCTGCATTGGCTGTCGAAGCAGGATGACCTTGTCCAGCGATGGCAGAAGCTAATCATTCCGAACATGCAAACAGAAGCCTTGAGGCAACTACGGCAAGGCACCTCTGGTGCATTCGATCAACGGATGGTTGAGGCTGAACTGCGCGGTCGGGGTGAGTAG
- a CDS encoding response regulator: MRVLFVDDEPNIRLTLPAILKMHGFDVTARATVAEALATMHAEKFDVLIADLNIGQPGDGFTVVSAMRRTQPHAVTIILTGYPAFETALEAIRNQVDDYVVKPANVPQLLNVIEEKLKNHTPSHHLPVKRVSSIVRENRQGIFDLWLDACLQSVELASAQLSEAERLDHLPAVVEELAAMLDSHPGAVSQTAISAAEQHGLARRAQGYTIPMMLLEVRILRCAIYRTLQQNLLALEISYVISDMIHISDSLDQQLRRSCEAYIRGSVEPTTPGQGRSGPGPMQTQ; the protein is encoded by the coding sequence ATGCGAGTACTCTTCGTCGATGATGAGCCGAACATCCGGCTGACCTTGCCGGCGATCTTGAAGATGCACGGGTTCGACGTTACGGCCAGAGCGACCGTCGCCGAGGCGCTGGCCACCATGCACGCTGAGAAGTTTGATGTTCTCATCGCGGACCTGAACATCGGTCAACCGGGCGATGGTTTCACTGTTGTAAGCGCGATGCGGCGCACACAACCACACGCTGTCACCATCATCCTCACTGGGTACCCGGCATTTGAAACCGCACTGGAAGCTATCCGTAACCAGGTGGACGACTATGTTGTGAAGCCTGCGAACGTGCCTCAACTGCTGAACGTCATCGAGGAGAAGCTGAAGAACCACACGCCGTCTCATCATCTGCCAGTCAAGAGGGTGAGCAGCATAGTGCGTGAGAATAGGCAGGGCATCTTTGATCTCTGGCTGGACGCATGCCTTCAATCGGTGGAGTTAGCCTCCGCCCAATTGAGCGAGGCGGAAAGATTAGATCACCTGCCGGCGGTCGTCGAAGAACTGGCTGCCATGTTGGATTCGCATCCTGGCGCAGTGAGCCAGACGGCAATATCGGCAGCCGAGCAACACGGACTTGCGAGACGCGCGCAAGGCTATACGATTCCGATGATGTTGCTGGAAGTACGGATATTGCGTTGCGCGATCTACCGCACTTTGCAGCAAAACCTGCTGGCGCTCGAAATCAGCTACGTAATCTCGGACATGATCCACATCAGCGATAGCCTCGACCAGCAGTTGCGACGGTCCTGCGAAGCCTATATCCGCGGCAGCGTCGAGCCAACCACTCCTGGCCAGGGGCGGTCAGGCCCCGGCCCCATGCAGACGCAGTAA
- a CDS encoding haloacid dehalogenase type II, with protein MLRSIMLDFEQFRVLTFDCYGTLIDWETGILSSLRPILAAHNVHATDDALLEIYGELEAQIEAGTYRSYQQVMREVVAGIGMRLNFVPTIQEMDRLPDSVKDWQPFPDTPQSLQRLKRRYKLAIISNIDNSLFAASARQLGVEFDWVITAEEARSYKPSTNNFRIALQKIGHPAEQILHVAQSLYHDVVPAKAIGLKTVWINRRAGKSGFGATPPAHALPDIEVPDLKALATFAG; from the coding sequence TTGCTACGCTCAATCATGCTGGATTTCGAGCAGTTCCGCGTTCTCACCTTCGACTGCTACGGCACGCTCATCGATTGGGAGACGGGCATCCTTAGTAGCCTTCGCCCCATTCTCGCCGCACACAACGTCCACGCCACCGATGACGCGCTGCTCGAAATCTACGGCGAACTGGAAGCTCAAATAGAAGCGGGCACGTATCGCTCTTACCAGCAGGTGATGCGCGAGGTAGTTGCTGGAATCGGAATGCGATTGAACTTTGTCCCCACAATTCAGGAAATGGATCGGCTACCCGACTCGGTGAAGGACTGGCAGCCCTTTCCAGATACGCCACAGTCGCTCCAAAGGCTGAAGAGGCGATACAAACTCGCAATAATCTCGAACATCGACAACAGCCTGTTCGCCGCATCGGCCCGCCAGCTAGGCGTGGAATTCGATTGGGTGATCACGGCGGAGGAGGCGCGCAGCTACAAGCCCTCGACCAATAATTTCAGGATCGCGTTGCAGAAGATCGGGCATCCTGCCGAGCAGATTCTCCATGTTGCACAAAGCTTGTATCACGACGTGGTTCCGGCGAAGGCGATTGGACTCAAGACGGTCTGGATTAATCGGCGCGCTGGTAAGTCTGGATTCGGAGCTACGCCTCCGGCGCACGCGCTGCCCGATATAGAAGTGCCTGATCTAAAGGCACTGGCGACGTTCGCAGGGTAG
- a CDS encoding OB-fold nucleic acid binding domain-containing protein, protein MKDFYVRDAVQFENKTVVASFVVAAKQIKSKKNGEPYLALTLVDRSGQIEAKMWDNVTEVLDAFEQDDIVKIKGLINKYNNRWQLTIHKVRTMDDHEIDFADYLPKTTKDVDELWNTLAAFVASMQDAHLKALLEAFMADPAIATAYKNAPAAKTLHHAFIGGLLDHVVSLFTSCDLVSRNYAQVNRDLLLTGAFLHDIGKIHELAYARSISYTTSGQLLGHMIIELEMLHDKIALVPGFPDNLKILIEHLIISHHGQYEFGSPKLPMFPEALMLHYLDDLDSKMESMRAHFEREADLESPWTGYNASLGRPLLNTQKFLQKTPAPKQAAAAACSDGGDAF, encoded by the coding sequence ATGAAAGACTTCTACGTACGCGACGCCGTGCAATTCGAGAACAAAACAGTCGTGGCCAGCTTTGTGGTCGCGGCCAAGCAGATCAAGTCGAAGAAGAACGGCGAACCCTACCTTGCGCTCACTCTCGTTGACCGCAGCGGCCAGATCGAAGCCAAGATGTGGGACAACGTCACCGAAGTGCTCGACGCCTTCGAGCAGGACGACATCGTCAAGATCAAGGGACTGATTAACAAGTACAACAATCGTTGGCAACTCACCATCCACAAAGTGAGAACGATGGACGATCATGAGATTGATTTTGCCGACTACCTGCCGAAGACAACGAAGGACGTGGACGAGCTCTGGAACACGCTGGCCGCATTCGTTGCGAGTATGCAGGACGCGCATCTGAAAGCCTTGCTCGAAGCTTTCATGGCCGACCCGGCGATCGCGACGGCCTACAAGAATGCTCCGGCTGCGAAGACCCTGCATCACGCTTTCATCGGCGGGTTGCTGGATCACGTGGTCTCGTTGTTTACCAGCTGCGACCTCGTTTCGCGCAACTACGCCCAGGTGAACCGTGATCTGCTGCTGACCGGCGCTTTTCTGCACGACATCGGCAAGATTCACGAACTGGCGTACGCGCGGTCCATCTCCTACACGACCTCGGGGCAATTGCTCGGGCACATGATCATCGAGCTCGAGATGTTGCATGACAAGATCGCGCTCGTCCCAGGCTTCCCGGACAATCTGAAGATTCTGATCGAACACCTCATCATCAGCCACCACGGCCAGTACGAGTTCGGCTCACCGAAGTTACCAATGTTCCCGGAAGCGCTGATGCTGCACTATCTCGACGATCTGGACTCAAAGATGGAGAGCATGCGAGCGCACTTCGAACGCGAGGCGGATCTTGAGTCTCCATGGACCGGCTACAACGCTTCACTCGGGCGGCCTCTACTGAATACGCAGAAATTTCTACAGAAGACACCCGCTCCCAAGCAGGCCGCTGCCGCTGCCTGCAGTGATGGTGGCGACGCCTTCTGA